In a genomic window of Thermosynechococcus sp. CL-1:
- the hisH gene encoding imidazole glycerol phosphate synthase subunit HisH, with the protein MGNLHSVSKALDVVGATPLVSDRASDICAADAVVLPGVGAFDPAMTHLHERELVPVIQRVIQQGMPFLGICLGLQVLFECSEEGREPGLGIFAGKVKRFQSEPGLTIPHIGWNQLTLTQPACPLWQNLPPTPWVYFVHSYFVAPDDPELVAATVRHGQQTVTAAIARNNIFACQFHPEKSGKIGLQLLRNFVTLVKHQYSHFNQE; encoded by the coding sequence ATGGGCAATCTGCATTCCGTGAGTAAAGCCCTTGATGTCGTGGGGGCAACGCCCTTAGTGAGCGATCGCGCCAGTGACATTTGTGCTGCGGATGCCGTGGTTCTCCCCGGTGTCGGTGCCTTTGACCCCGCCATGACCCATCTCCACGAGCGGGAACTGGTGCCTGTCATTCAGCGGGTGATTCAGCAGGGGATGCCCTTTTTGGGGATTTGTCTGGGTCTGCAAGTCTTGTTTGAGTGCAGCGAAGAAGGCAGAGAACCCGGCCTTGGTATTTTTGCGGGGAAAGTCAAACGCTTTCAGTCTGAACCCGGCCTCACAATCCCCCACATCGGCTGGAACCAACTCACCCTAACGCAACCCGCCTGTCCCCTCTGGCAGAATTTACCGCCAACCCCTTGGGTGTATTTTGTCCACTCCTACTTTGTCGCCCCTGATGATCCAGAGCTTGTGGCCGCCACCGTCCGTCATGGTCAGCAAACTGTCACAGCCGCGATCGCCCGCAACAATATCTTTGCCTGTCAATTTCACCCCGAAAAGTCGGGCAAGATCGGCCTGCAACTACTGCGCAACTTTGTCACTCTCGTCAAACACCAGTATAGCCATTTTAATCAAGAATGA
- a CDS encoding Rpn family recombination-promoting nuclease/putative transposase, which produces MRRDSLFYQLFAQLPQTLFELLGIDYPRGYRFDFVELKPTAFRIDGVFVPPDPSGVVYFCEVQFQRDNTFYERFFAEIFLYLRLYRQTFSDGQAVVIYPNRLLAQRSQTETELKQQAIIELIITTVLYKFTTLSREEVLMR; this is translated from the coding sequence ATGCGCCGCGACTCCCTCTTTTACCAACTGTTTGCTCAACTGCCTCAGACGCTCTTTGAGCTGCTCGGAATTGACTATCCTAGAGGCTACCGCTTCGACTTCGTTGAACTCAAGCCAACCGCCTTCCGCATTGACGGTGTCTTTGTCCCTCCTGATCCCTCAGGAGTGGTCTATTTTTGTGAAGTCCAGTTTCAAAGAGATAATACCTTCTACGAACGCTTCTTTGCTGAAATCTTTCTCTATTTGCGTCTGTATCGCCAGACCTTCTCTGATGGGCAAGCCGTGGTCATTTATCCCAATCGATTACTTGCGCAGCGGAGTCAGACAGAAACAGAACTGAAGCAGCAAGCCATAATAGAGTTAATCATAACAACTGTCCTGTACAAGTTCACCACACTAAGTCGCGAGGAGGTGCTGATGAGGTGA
- a CDS encoding Na(+)/H(+) antiporter subunit B, which yields MIWLYGIAAVLLLVKMLMIPTLPAVPTLPIVETLVNQSGIPNAVTAVILRNRLYDTIFEVVVFTLAIMGAQYLLSNEKPLGHVSRFNDQPSIVLARFGATICSLVCIELALRGHLSPGGGFAAGVAGGTAIGLVAITSAPEWLESIYRRFHAATWEKISVIVFILCGASLLMGVALPAGQFGTLLSGGWIPWLNILIALKVALGSWAAVLTFIRYRGLL from the coding sequence ATGATTTGGCTCTATGGCATTGCGGCAGTGCTGCTGCTGGTGAAAATGCTGATGATCCCCACCCTACCTGCGGTACCAACGCTTCCCATTGTCGAAACCCTTGTTAACCAGAGTGGCATTCCCAATGCCGTTACGGCTGTGATTTTGCGCAATCGCCTGTACGACACCATTTTTGAAGTGGTGGTATTCACTCTTGCCATCATGGGGGCACAGTATCTACTCAGCAATGAAAAACCCCTTGGCCACGTTAGCCGCTTTAATGATCAGCCCTCGATTGTTTTGGCAAGATTTGGCGCCACCATTTGCTCCCTTGTGTGTATTGAGTTGGCCTTGCGGGGGCACCTGAGTCCGGGGGGTGGATTTGCGGCTGGCGTTGCTGGCGGGACGGCGATCGGGCTTGTGGCCATTACCTCAGCTCCAGAATGGCTAGAGAGCATCTATCGTCGCTTCCATGCCGCCACATGGGAAAAAATCTCCGTGATTGTTTTCATTCTCTGCGGTGCCAGCCTGTTGATGGGGGTGGCCTTGCCGGCGGGTCAGTTTGGCACCCTCCTCAGTGGTGGCTGGATTCCTTGGCTGAATATCCTCATTGCCCTAAAAGTGGCCTTGGGGTCGTGGGCGGCAGTGCTGACATTTATTCGCTATCGCGGCCTGCTTTAA
- a CDS encoding DUF4040 domain-containing protein has translation MDSWFIAVTALLPLTALMLVFQENPYHALVIRGIIGAVAALLYAILGAADVALTEALVGTMLSIMLYAVAVRSSLVLRLGILASALSTDSLDHLLAAIREAVAPYHLRVELIIYPTFEQLKIALRDREIHALCAEETTQLLTMTRVARLYTILKPHLTSLTELVYYPLPSEEESAT, from the coding sequence ATGGATAGCTGGTTCATTGCTGTCACTGCACTCTTGCCTCTAACAGCTCTGATGCTGGTGTTTCAGGAGAATCCCTACCACGCCCTTGTCATTCGCGGCATTATTGGTGCGGTGGCGGCTCTCCTCTATGCCATTCTCGGCGCTGCTGATGTGGCACTGACCGAAGCCCTTGTGGGAACAATGCTCTCAATTATGCTCTACGCCGTTGCAGTACGCTCTTCCTTGGTGCTGCGATTGGGCATCTTAGCTTCGGCACTCTCCACCGATAGCTTGGATCATTTACTGGCAGCCATTCGTGAAGCCGTTGCTCCCTATCATTTGCGTGTTGAATTAATTATTTATCCCACCTTTGAGCAACTTAAAATAGCGCTCCGCGATCGCGAGATTCATGCCCTATGTGCTGAAGAAACCACTCAATTATTAACGATGACCCGTGTAGCACGCCTTTACACCATCCTCAAGCCCCACCTCACCAGTCTCACAGAACTCGTGTATTACCCCTTGCCCAGTGAAGAGGAGTCAGCGACATGA
- a CDS encoding monovalent cation/H(+) antiporter subunit G, translating into MLQWISYACISFGLFLWLWGTWPLVGRRSPLYKLHFLSVSDTLGSMAIMIGVLLRIPREWPLLVLALISLALWNTILGYVLAYCSQGEDTDG; encoded by the coding sequence ATTTTACAGTGGATCAGTTATGCCTGTATTAGTTTTGGTCTCTTTCTTTGGCTGTGGGGAACATGGCCGCTGGTGGGTCGGCGATCGCCCCTCTATAAACTGCATTTTTTGTCAGTCTCCGATACCTTAGGTTCGATGGCAATCATGATCGGCGTCTTGCTGCGCATTCCCCGCGAATGGCCACTTCTGGTCTTGGCGTTGATCTCCCTCGCCCTCTGGAACACCATTCTGGGCTATGTTTTGGCCTACTGCTCCCAAGGGGAGGACACTGATGGATAG
- a CDS encoding Na+/H+ antiporter subunit E encodes MNYLNFALRLTIWLLLTADFGLVNLAIGILVSLLLPQGRGGMATLRQWLSTLGKVAMAVPRAYIEAIEMMVRPHRHEAIVREPVDPTRAPGLIFLDIFTITFTPKTIVLHYDEEGWFEVHQLVERRPEK; translated from the coding sequence ATGAATTATTTGAACTTTGCCCTGCGCCTAACGATTTGGCTGCTGCTGACGGCGGACTTTGGCTTGGTCAATCTGGCGATTGGGATTTTGGTTTCGCTCCTGCTGCCCCAAGGGCGAGGGGGGATGGCAACACTGCGGCAGTGGCTGAGTACCCTAGGAAAAGTGGCGATGGCTGTTCCCCGTGCCTATATTGAAGCCATTGAAATGATGGTGCGTCCCCATCGCCATGAAGCGATCGTCCGTGAACCCGTTGATCCTACCCGTGCCCCCGGTCTGATTTTTCTAGATATTTTTACGATTACCTTCACCCCCAAGACGATCGTGCTGCACTACGACGAGGAGGGCTGGTTTGAAGTGCATCAACTAGTGGAGCGCAGACCCGAAAAATGA
- a CDS encoding cation:proton antiporter, giving the protein MTALAIAWILLPFVAGLTLYLLPPLARGLTLAIALVSLCVGLGITINQVNTAFVLLDSFGISLSIDPLSGYFIVTNALVILAALLHTWQEGYKAFFYVLLCLLHGCANTVFISADFLSLYVNIEVLGIVVFLLIAYPRSDRPLWIGLRYLMVSNVAMLFYLMGVALVYQTNHTFAFSALMQAPPEAVALILMALLAKGAIFISGLWLPQTNVVAAPIVAALLAGIVENAGVFSLARVSLLYSTIADIVRLFALASIFFGLIFALVADDVRRMLSFSTLGQLGWVIIAPPAAGLYALMHGLAKASLFLSVGELRHYRLSELRQEGLPRPAAIALIIAGYGIVGVPLLAGFPAKALTLSYLDPWQQGLLYGAGFLTATIYSKFLFLPRYPSKTPMGYSAATMVLLGGLFLANAGYMEAYSSGMSLLRAFLPPLVGCGLVALGVSRWESPWRGAWERLEHLLGVMLLLLLGLVGLAL; this is encoded by the coding sequence ATGACGGCGCTGGCGATCGCTTGGATTTTGTTGCCTTTTGTGGCCGGCTTAACCCTTTATCTGCTGCCCCCCTTAGCGCGGGGTCTGACCCTAGCGATCGCCCTTGTTTCCCTCTGTGTCGGCTTAGGCATCACCATTAACCAAGTCAACACTGCGTTTGTCCTACTCGATAGCTTTGGCATTTCCCTGAGCATTGACCCCCTCAGTGGCTACTTTATTGTCACCAATGCCCTCGTCATTTTGGCAGCACTGTTACATACGTGGCAGGAGGGTTATAAAGCGTTCTTCTATGTGCTGCTGTGTCTGCTCCACGGCTGTGCCAACACCGTCTTTATTTCAGCGGATTTCCTCAGTCTCTACGTCAATATTGAGGTGCTGGGGATTGTTGTCTTTTTGTTAATTGCCTATCCCCGTAGCGATCGCCCCCTCTGGATTGGCCTACGCTACCTGATGGTGAGCAACGTGGCCATGCTCTTTTATCTAATGGGGGTGGCGCTCGTCTATCAGACAAACCATACCTTTGCCTTTAGTGCCCTGATGCAGGCACCGCCAGAGGCTGTGGCGCTGATTTTGATGGCATTGTTGGCCAAGGGCGCCATTTTCATTAGTGGGCTTTGGTTGCCCCAAACTAACGTCGTTGCTGCTCCCATTGTTGCTGCTCTCCTAGCCGGCATTGTCGAAAATGCTGGGGTGTTTAGCCTTGCTCGCGTCAGTCTGCTCTATAGCACCATTGCCGATATTGTGCGGCTGTTTGCCCTCGCCTCAATCTTTTTTGGCTTAATATTTGCCTTGGTGGCCGATGATGTACGACGGATGCTCAGCTTTAGTACCCTTGGCCAATTGGGATGGGTGATCATTGCCCCACCGGCAGCGGGTTTGTATGCCCTGATGCACGGCTTAGCCAAGGCCAGCCTTTTTTTGAGTGTGGGGGAACTGCGCCACTATCGTCTTAGTGAATTGCGCCAAGAGGGTCTGCCGCGCCCAGCGGCGATCGCCCTGATTATTGCCGGTTATGGCATTGTCGGTGTGCCCCTCCTTGCTGGATTTCCCGCTAAGGCTTTGACCCTAAGTTACCTTGACCCGTGGCAGCAGGGACTGCTCTATGGTGCTGGCTTTTTAACCGCCACAATTTACAGCAAATTCCTCTTTTTGCCTCGCTATCCTAGCAAGACCCCTATGGGCTATAGTGCCGCCACAATGGTGCTCTTGGGTGGGCTATTTCTGGCCAATGCCGGCTACATGGAAGCCTACAGTAGTGGCATGAGTTTGTTACGCGCCTTTTTGCCGCCCTTGGTGGGGTGTGGCCTAGTGGCTTTGGGGGTCTCCCGCTGGGAATCGCCATGGCGAGGGGCTTGGGAGCGCCTAGAACATCTTCTAGGGGTGATGCTGTTACTCTTACTTGGCTTGGTGGGGTTAGCGCTATGA
- a CDS encoding cation:proton antiporter subunit C, with product MIFLEASVFVTILVGFLATIVKKNLLMKIVTMDVMSTGVVALFVVIATHSGLVTPIARGGAFDAAYADPVPQAVILTAIVIGLSIQTLMLVAAMKLARDNPTLETPEIDQKYL from the coding sequence ATGATTTTCTTGGAAGCCAGTGTTTTTGTCACTATCCTCGTCGGGTTTCTAGCAACGATCGTCAAGAAAAACCTGCTAATGAAGATTGTGACGATGGATGTCATGAGCACCGGCGTAGTGGCTTTGTTTGTGGTCATTGCCACCCACAGTGGTCTGGTCACGCCCATTGCCCGTGGCGGAGCCTTTGATGCTGCCTATGCCGACCCCGTACCCCAAGCCGTGATTTTAACCGCAATCGTGATTGGCCTTTCGATTCAAACCCTGATGCTGGTGGCGGCAATGAAGCTAGCGCGGGATAACCCGACTTTAGAAACCCCAGAAATTGATCAAAAGTATCTGTAG
- a CDS encoding NAD(P)H-quinone oxidoreductase subunit 4 has translation MNVQFPWLTVLTLLPLGAAFFIPVLPDREGKTVRWYALAIALLELGLSAMVFWQHYDAQSAQIQMVETVPWLPQIGLNWSLAVDGLAVPLILLTGLVNTVAIFAAWQVKQKPRLFYFLMLALYSAQIGVFAAQDLILFFLIWELELVPVYLLISIWGGAKRQYAATKFILYTAVGSLFILIAGLGMAFYGGDFTLSMAALGLKDYPLALELLAYGGFLIAFGVKLPIFPLHTWLPDAHGEASAPVSMVLAGVLLKMGGYGLIRFNLQMLPDAHIYFAPVLIALGVVNIVYGALTAFGQENLKRRLAYSSISHMGFVLLGIGALNGIGLNGAMLQMLSHGLIAAVLFFLAGVTYDRTHTLAMEKMSGIAQSMPKTFALFTAASMASLALPGMSGFVSELTVFLGLTNSDAYSTSFKVGVIFLAAVGVIITPVYLLSMVRRVFTGKQAGDMFDKLLLDINPRETFIALSLLVPIIAVGMYPKLATQTYDVTTTAIASHVHAALPAVAQHHLPLYAQLTQSAPSLVSEATVADSTL, from the coding sequence ATGAATGTCCAATTTCCTTGGCTGACTGTACTAACACTGCTGCCTTTAGGGGCAGCCTTTTTCATTCCCGTGTTGCCCGACCGTGAGGGGAAGACAGTCCGCTGGTATGCCCTAGCGATCGCACTCCTCGAACTTGGCCTCTCGGCAATGGTTTTCTGGCAGCACTACGATGCCCAATCCGCCCAGATCCAAATGGTGGAAACCGTGCCTTGGCTGCCGCAAATCGGCCTGAACTGGTCCCTAGCGGTTGATGGCCTTGCCGTCCCCCTGATTTTGCTGACGGGTCTGGTCAACACAGTGGCAATCTTTGCGGCTTGGCAAGTAAAGCAGAAGCCGCGTTTATTTTATTTCTTGATGCTGGCGCTCTACAGTGCCCAAATTGGCGTCTTTGCCGCCCAAGACCTCATCCTCTTCTTCCTGATTTGGGAATTGGAACTGGTGCCCGTCTATCTACTCATTTCCATCTGGGGGGGAGCCAAACGCCAATACGCCGCTACAAAATTCATCCTCTACACTGCCGTTGGTTCCCTCTTTATCCTCATTGCTGGCCTAGGGATGGCCTTCTATGGGGGTGACTTTACGCTCAGCATGGCGGCCTTGGGTCTCAAGGACTATCCCTTGGCGCTGGAACTGCTGGCCTATGGTGGTTTCCTGATTGCCTTTGGTGTCAAGCTGCCGATTTTCCCGCTACACACTTGGTTACCCGATGCCCATGGTGAAGCCTCGGCGCCCGTGTCAATGGTGCTGGCAGGCGTGCTCTTGAAAATGGGGGGCTATGGCCTGATTCGCTTCAACCTGCAAATGTTGCCGGATGCCCACATCTACTTTGCGCCGGTGCTGATTGCCCTTGGGGTCGTGAATATTGTCTATGGTGCCCTGACTGCTTTTGGCCAAGAAAACCTGAAGCGGCGGCTGGCCTACTCCTCGATTTCCCACATGGGCTTTGTGCTGCTGGGCATTGGTGCCCTCAATGGCATTGGTCTGAATGGGGCGATGCTGCAAATGCTTTCCCACGGTTTGATTGCGGCTGTTCTCTTCTTCTTGGCCGGGGTGACCTACGATCGCACCCACACATTGGCCATGGAAAAAATGAGCGGGATTGCCCAATCCATGCCGAAAACCTTTGCCCTGTTTACCGCTGCCTCTATGGCCTCCCTGGCGCTGCCCGGTATGAGTGGTTTTGTCAGTGAACTCACTGTCTTTTTGGGCTTGACCAATAGTGATGCCTACTCCACGAGTTTCAAAGTGGGAGTGATTTTCCTTGCCGCTGTTGGGGTGATTATTACGCCCGTCTATCTGCTCTCGATGGTGCGCCGTGTCTTTACGGGCAAACAAGCGGGCGATATGTTTGACAAACTGCTGCTGGACATCAATCCCCGTGAAACCTTCATTGCCCTGTCCCTGTTGGTGCCGATTATTGCTGTGGGGATGTATCCCAAGCTAGCCACCCAAACCTACGATGTGACCACGACAGCGATCGCTAGCCATGTCCATGCGGCTCTGCCGGCGGTAGCGCAGCACCATCTGCCCCTCTATGCCCAACTGACCCAATCCGCCCCCAGCCTAGTCAGTGAAGCAACTGTTGCCGACAGCACCCTCTAG
- a CDS encoding Calvin cycle protein CP12, with protein sequence MSNLEKQIEQAREEAHKICDTEGATSGQCAAAWDALEELQAEAAHQRAEQQDHKTSFQQYCDDNPDAAECRIYDD encoded by the coding sequence ATGAGTAATCTCGAGAAACAAATTGAACAAGCCCGCGAGGAAGCCCACAAAATCTGTGATACCGAAGGGGCAACCTCTGGACAGTGTGCCGCCGCTTGGGATGCCCTTGAGGAACTGCAAGCGGAAGCTGCCCACCAACGTGCTGAGCAGCAAGATCACAAAACCTCCTTTCAGCAGTACTGTGATGACAACCCTGATGCTGCTGAGTGCCGCATTTACGACGACTAA
- a CDS encoding fructosamine kinase family protein yields MGRWQQLWDQFAAATGQRLHEGKALAVGGGSINTTYVWQHPEQTLFVKFNRPERQSMFAAEANALRAIAKVQAIRVPLPLLWGVVEDASFLVLEYLPLTSAGDWWQMGVELAQLHLKGTGDRYGWSENNTIGATPQINPWSDNWGEFFRDARLRYQLELARRRGGHFPKAEKLLAAIPELLNHEPTPTLVHGDLWSGNAAFCRTGEPVIFDPASYYGDREVDLAMSELFGGFPAAFYEGYNATYPLAVGYRQRKTIYNLYHILNHFNLFGGSYGTQAEQMMAAILDQ; encoded by the coding sequence GTGGGTCGCTGGCAACAGTTGTGGGATCAATTTGCCGCAGCGACGGGTCAGCGGCTCCATGAGGGTAAAGCCCTTGCGGTAGGGGGCGGCAGTATCAACACCACCTATGTGTGGCAACATCCTGAGCAAACCCTCTTTGTTAAATTCAATCGCCCTGAACGGCAGTCCATGTTTGCTGCCGAAGCCAATGCCCTGCGGGCGATCGCCAAGGTTCAAGCGATTCGCGTTCCCCTTCCCCTGCTATGGGGAGTGGTTGAGGACGCGAGTTTTTTAGTGTTGGAATACTTGCCCCTCACCAGTGCCGGAGATTGGTGGCAAATGGGGGTAGAGCTGGCACAGTTGCACCTCAAGGGCACTGGCGATCGCTATGGCTGGTCGGAAAATAACACCATTGGTGCCACTCCTCAAATCAACCCTTGGTCAGACAACTGGGGGGAGTTTTTCCGCGATGCTCGCCTGCGTTATCAGCTGGAGTTGGCTCGCCGTCGGGGTGGACACTTTCCCAAGGCGGAGAAGCTCCTAGCAGCTATTCCAGAACTCCTGAACCATGAGCCAACCCCTACCCTAGTGCACGGCGATCTCTGGTCGGGAAATGCTGCCTTTTGTCGTACGGGGGAACCCGTCATTTTCGACCCCGCCAGTTACTATGGCGATCGCGAGGTGGACTTGGCCATGAGTGAACTCTTTGGTGGCTTTCCTGCGGCCTTTTATGAGGGCTACAACGCCACCTATCCCTTAGCAGTTGGCTATAGGCAACGGAAAACTATCTACAACCTGTACCACATCCTCAATCACTTCAATCTCTTTGGCGGCAGTTATGGGACTCAAGCAGAGCAAATGATGGCTGCGATTCTTGACCAATAG
- a CDS encoding DUF4388 domain-containing protein: protein MKISGYFSEFSLGEVFRLLEQGQRTGCLSIKLINMPNILTVLPQSQEYYLFFRYGNVVAATTTLNQQGLWQLIEQRKLLHPLTIQRVMDRYSQNVPLGIFLKSQGILDTQQLSLLFRHQVLTPVPYLFSLEEGYFEFDGRHPLPFSEMTGLSASPQAITLAGLRLLRDWTSLMDKLPSESSTIVALVHEPPSVQLSAKEWQVWEQIDGTTTIQEIANTLGLPILEIQKICFCFIVMGLVEEIISISPPPATTFPKQIDLGLSNRESDNRAGAELSYSFLNGIVSFLRNKAKDN from the coding sequence ATGAAAATTAGCGGTTACTTTTCAGAATTTTCGCTAGGAGAGGTTTTTCGGTTGTTGGAACAAGGGCAGCGTACAGGATGCCTCTCCATAAAGTTGATCAATATGCCAAACATTTTAACCGTGCTACCGCAATCGCAAGAGTACTACCTCTTTTTTCGTTATGGAAACGTGGTAGCAGCAACCACTACACTCAACCAACAAGGTTTGTGGCAATTGATTGAGCAGCGGAAATTATTACACCCTTTGACCATTCAACGAGTGATGGACCGATATTCTCAAAATGTACCCTTGGGGATTTTCCTAAAATCCCAAGGAATCTTGGACACACAGCAACTTAGTTTACTATTCAGGCATCAAGTGCTGACGCCTGTTCCTTACCTGTTTAGCCTTGAAGAAGGCTATTTCGAGTTTGATGGCCGTCATCCCCTGCCGTTTTCTGAAATGACCGGTCTGAGTGCTTCACCCCAAGCGATTACCCTAGCAGGTCTGCGTTTATTACGCGACTGGACATCCTTGATGGATAAATTGCCCTCGGAGAGCTCGACGATTGTCGCTTTAGTTCATGAGCCACCCTCTGTGCAGTTAAGCGCAAAGGAGTGGCAGGTATGGGAGCAAATTGATGGCACAACAACAATTCAAGAGATTGCTAACACGCTAGGCTTGCCCATCTTAGAGATTCAAAAAATCTGTTTTTGTTTTATAGTGATGGGCTTAGTAGAAGAAATCATTAGCATTTCTCCTCCGCCAGCAACTACCTTTCCTAAGCAGATTGACCTAGGCTTGTCCAATAGGGAAAGTGATAATAGGGCTGGCGCCGAATTGAGTTATTCCTTCCTTAATGGAATTGTTAGCTTTTTGAGAAACAAAGCAAAAGATAATTAA
- a CDS encoding ATP/GTP-binding protein produces the protein MEIMRIVVTGAVGAGKSTFIRKISEIEAVDTDRKASDHVADLKPTTTVAMDFGRLQFSADKALHLYGTPGQERFDFMWDILIRKAHAFILLVSSHRPQDFRMARRIAAFMRHRTQIPMVIGCSHADHPDAWPVEEIGVALGYLDPQRRPPMISVNSLDRFSVATALTTVIQEYVRFQARPITSPDATATVKRQQLE, from the coding sequence ATGGAAATTATGCGAATCGTAGTGACCGGTGCAGTAGGCGCTGGCAAATCTACATTTATTCGCAAAATTAGCGAAATTGAGGCTGTAGACACAGATCGCAAAGCTAGTGATCATGTTGCTGATCTGAAGCCAACAACAACAGTAGCGATGGATTTTGGGCGCTTACAGTTTAGTGCTGATAAGGCACTTCATCTCTACGGTACTCCTGGCCAAGAGCGCTTTGATTTCATGTGGGACATTCTTATTCGCAAAGCCCACGCTTTCATTTTGCTAGTGAGTTCCCATCGTCCCCAAGACTTTCGGATGGCTCGGCGCATCGCTGCTTTCATGCGCCACCGCACTCAGATACCCATGGTCATCGGCTGCAGTCATGCTGATCATCCTGACGCTTGGCCGGTGGAAGAAATTGGGGTTGCCCTTGGCTATTTAGATCCCCAAAGACGACCACCAATGATATCTGTGAATAGCTTGGATCGTTTTTCGGTTGCCACAGCGTTGACAACAGTTATTCAAGAATATGTCCGATTCCAAGCTAGACCAATCACTTCTCCGGATGCCACCGCTACAGTCAAAAGACAACAACTTGAGTGA
- a CDS encoding roadblock/LC7 domain-containing protein, with protein sequence MAINAVKIEAILQNFVATASNVQGAALVSPDGLTLAAVLPSGMDEERVAAMSAAMLSLGERIGRELSRGQIERILVEGNSGYGILTSCTEDAVLLVLADASAKLGIINLEIKNVIADLQQQLVSVSPTVSL encoded by the coding sequence ATGGCCATTAACGCCGTCAAAATTGAAGCAATTCTGCAAAATTTTGTAGCCACTGCCAGCAATGTTCAAGGGGCAGCTCTGGTTTCTCCGGATGGCCTGACGCTTGCCGCTGTCTTGCCTAGCGGCATGGATGAAGAGCGTGTTGCCGCCATGTCAGCAGCCATGCTCTCCTTAGGTGAGCGGATTGGGCGGGAACTGAGTCGAGGACAAATTGAGCGAATTTTGGTGGAAGGCAACAGTGGCTATGGCATCCTGACTAGCTGCACCGAAGATGCAGTTTTACTGGTTCTTGCCGATGCTTCAGCCAAGCTGGGGATTATCAATCTTGAGATTAAGAACGTTATTGCCGATTTGCAACAACAACTCGTTAGTGTGAGTCCAACTGTTAGTCTCTAG
- a CDS encoding protoglobin domain-containing protein, giving the protein MAIDPTAFMATMTRRVQLTEEDKSVLAQAAPWGKEVAPAMADVFYDYLGKDEEMNAILNATEGRVHRLKQTFVEWFYEMFTGMDQWGKSYAERRWRIGLIHVKVGIGPQHVVPAMAVVVNALRQKLRQDNQSEALGDALSKICMIDLAFIEQAYFEVSSQAVLQETGWTQALFQRLIAQGATAM; this is encoded by the coding sequence ATGGCTATCGATCCAACCGCCTTCATGGCAACTATGACTCGCCGTGTGCAGTTGACGGAAGAAGACAAATCGGTGCTTGCCCAAGCAGCACCTTGGGGTAAGGAAGTTGCCCCCGCCATGGCAGATGTCTTTTATGATTACCTTGGCAAAGATGAAGAGATGAATGCCATTCTCAACGCTACCGAAGGGCGAGTTCATCGCCTCAAACAAACGTTTGTGGAATGGTTTTACGAGATGTTTACTGGCATGGATCAGTGGGGAAAAAGCTACGCTGAACGCCGTTGGAGAATTGGACTTATCCATGTCAAGGTTGGGATTGGACCCCAGCATGTTGTACCAGCCATGGCAGTTGTAGTCAACGCTCTACGGCAAAAACTGCGCCAAGATAATCAATCGGAGGCTCTTGGGGATGCCTTAAGCAAAATTTGCATGATTGACCTTGCCTTTATTGAGCAGGCCTACTTTGAAGTCTCTTCCCAAGCAGTTCTTCAAGAGACCGGATGGACACAAGCGCTCTTTCAACGTTTAATTGCTCAAGGGGCAACCGCGATGTAG